AAGGCCGCATTCCACGGCCTGCGGGACCGCGTGTCGCCGCTACCGAACAGCCGGCGCCACCACGGCGCGGCCACCGCGGGCGCCGGTGCGGAAGCAGGCGCGAGGTTGTGGGCCATCTTCCGGATGGCATCGCGGGTGCGCGGATCGGGCAGCGCTTCGCGGTCCGGCGCATGGTCCAGCGCGCGGCGCAGCACAGGGTCGCGCAGCGCACCGTCGCCGCCCTCGGACCCTGGCGTGTTTTCGTTGCCGCTGTTGCTCATGCCCGCTGCTCCAGCACCGAGAGGTAGCGTTCCATGCAGCCGCGCAATTTCTGCAGGCCATAGCGCAGGCGGCTGCGCACGGTCTCGAAGCCGATGCCCAGGCTCGCCGCGAGCGCTTCGACGGTCAGGCCGTCTTCATGGTGCAGCAGGAATGCGGCCCGCTGTTCGGCCGGCAGTTCGTCCAGGCAGGCCAGCAGGCGCCGCCCCGCGGCGCGCCAGAACGCCAGCTCTTCGGCTGATGGATGGGCGGCGGCATCGGGCGCCGCGCCGGGCACGCCGCGGTCGAGCAGGGGCACCGCGTCGTCGCCGTCGTCGAAGTGGGCGTCGAGCGCCACTTCACGGCCGCTCACGCGCAACCGGTCCATGGCGAGGTTGTGTGCAATGGTGAAGGCCCAGGTGCGCCAGGCGGCGCCCTGCGGCGAAAAACTGTCGCGCGCGGAAATGATGCGCACCCAGGTGTCCTGGAACACCTCGTCGGCCTGTGCGGCGAGCCGCGCGCCGAGCAACCGCTTCACGAAGCGGAACAGCCCGCCCTCGTGGCGCGCGTAGAGCACGTCGAACGCGGCGCCGTCGCCCTGCGCGTAGGCCAGCATCAGCTGGTCGTCGGGCATGGCATCGCGCCCGGGGGCGGATTTGGCGGAAGGGGCGCGGGGCAGCGCGGACATCGGCGGATTTTCACCCGGGGTTGTACGGTCGGCGGACCGCTTCGGGGTTGGGTGCCGCAAAAAAGACAACGCTTGGACGCGACGGGCTTGAAAACGGCCCTGCGGGCTGCGCTATAATTTTGGGCTCGGCGCAAAACTGCCCGAACGGCTCTTTAGCTCAGTCGGTTAGAGCGATGGAATCATAATCCACAGGTCCGCGGTTCGAATCCGTGAAGAGCCACCAGCATCATCAAAAAGCCTTGCAAGTCAACGACTTGCAAGGCTTTTTTGTTTGTACGTCGCGCGGTTTCCAGGTCTTTTTCCGCCGCTAATTCACTCTGGAACGGCCAGTGCCCGTTCCGCAGGCAATGTGGTGCGAACCCGCGCCGTTGCTGGGTTCGGCGAGCCCGGTCCTCAGACAACCCACAGAGTTGTGCACAGAAAAGCGGGACAAGTCATCCATTTGACTTGTTCCTCCGGCTGGCACGCGCCGCCGGGGCGACCGATGCATCGGCCAGCGTCGGAAACGGCGGCAGGGGACGGCAGGCCACGTCCCTGGCGGCGCCCGCCTCCATGCCGAATGCGCGCAGCAGGCAGGTTGCCACGTCGCGGCCGTGATGGGCCGGCAGGCCTCCCATGGCCACGCTGCGCATGGCCTGCGACACGCTGCCGCTCAACACGTCCATGGCGGCTGCCTCGCTGGGCACGCGAAAGCTCTTCTGCCTGATCGCAAGGCGCATGTCCGCCAACGCATAGTGCTGGATCTCGAGCACCAGCGCGGGCGCTGCCGCCGAGACATCCAGCATCAGCAGCGCCCAAGCGGGGCTTTCCTGCGCGAGCCAGATGTAGCGCTGGATGCCGATCGCCATGCGCTGGGCGCCTTCGGCCACGCCCTGCTGGCTGTCGGAAATGCGCTGGCACAGCGTGTCCGCAAGCCACAGCGCCACGGCGCTGGCCACTTCTTCCTTGGTCTTGAAATGGTTGTAGACGGTACCCGTGGTCATGCCGGCCACGGCGGCTATTTCCTGCACGGTGGCGCCCGCGTAGCCGCGCGCGCTGAACACCGTGATGGCAGCCTGCACAAGTTGCAGCCGCGTGCGCTCGCGCTTCAGCAGGCCGGGCCGGGTCAGCACCAGACTTTCGGCCAGGGCAGCCGGAAGTGGTATGGACGGTGCCATGAAGCCGATCGTACTATCCATTTTTGAACACAGTGTTCATTTTTGATCCACTCATGCAATAACGAGAGTTTGCCATGCGATCCGTCTTTCTCCCCCCTCGCCCGAGCGCCGCCCGCAAATGGGCGAAGCGCGCCGGGGTGCTGGTCGCCGTCCTGGCGGCCGCAGCGGCCGCGGCGCTGTGGCTCGGCAACGAGCTTGCGGCCCGCAAGATGCAGCGCACGGTCGAAGTCGCGTCGCAGGGCGTGGCGTTCCGCAGCGCGAGCGATAGCGCAGCGCTAGCGCGCGGGCGCTACCTGTATGCATCGCGCGGCTGCGTCGATTGCCACGGCGCAGCGGCCAATGGGCGCATGTTCCTGGACGACGGCAAGGGCATGCGCATCGCGGGGCCGAACATCAGCCCAGGCCCGGGGAGCGTGGTGGCGGGCTACACGCCGGCGGACTGGGAGCGCGCCATCCGGCACGGCGTTGCGCGCAACGGGCGGCCGCTCATGATCATGCCCAGCGAGGACTACAACCGGTGGACCGACGACGACCTCGCATCGCTCGTGGCCTACCTGCGCGCCAAGGAGCCGGCGAGCGGCACGGGCGCGGTGGTCGACCTGCCGCTGCCGGTGCGGGCGCTCTACGGCTTCGGCTTCATCCGCGACGCGGCGGCCAAGATCGACCATGCGTTGCCGCCCGAGCAGCCGGTGCCGGAAAGCGTGACGGTGAAGCACGGCGCCTACGTGGCGAACATGTGCCTCGGCTGCCACGGCGCCAGGCTCAGCGGCGGCAAGATTCCGGGTGGCCCGCCGGACTGGCCCGCGGCCTCCAACCTGACGCCGGGCGAAGGCAGCGCCATGGTGCGCTATCCCGACGCGGAAGCACTGATGGCGCTGTTCAAGACCGGCAAGCGGCCCGACGGAACGCCGGTGAAGGTGATGCCTTTCGAATCGCTGCGCGAGATCAACGACACCGACGTGCGCGCGCTGCATCTCTACCTGAAGAGCTTGCCGGCAAGCCCCAGAGGCTAGCCGCGCGGCAAGCGCTTCAGCCAGCCTTGCGAAAGGTGAGATTGATGCGCCGGCTGCCCAGCAGGGCATGCGCCCGGTCTTCGAGCGGCAGCACGCCGTGGTAGCGCAGCCTGTCGGGGCCGCCCCACACCACGACGTCGCCGTGCACCAGCGGAATGCGCGCGGCCTTGTCGCTGCGCGCGAGGCCTCCGAACAGAAAGGTGGCCGGCATGCCGAGCGATACCGACACGATGGGCGCAGCGTAGTCGCGCTCGTCCTTGTCCTGGTGCAGCGACAGCCGCGTGCCGGGTTCGTAGCGGTTGACCAGGCAGGCATCGGGCCGGAAGCCTTCGAAGCCCGCCTCGGCGGCCGCCGCTTGCGCGAGCCGTTCGAACACCGCCGGCATCGCAGGCCACTGCGCGCCCGTTGCGGGATCGTGCTCGCCATAGCGGTAGCCGCGCCGGTCCGAGATCCAGCCGAGACGTCCGCAGTTGGTCATGGCGACCGACATCGTGAAGCCTCCGGGGGTGACGAGATGACGGAAGCCGGCGCGCCGCTCGACCTCGCCGAGCGCCGGCAGAAGCGCGTCGGCGAAAGGCAGCGCGAACCCGCGCAACACGAAAGAAGCGGGGCCGATGGCCTCCTTGCCGCGCGGCGGCTCCGCATCGGGGGCATCGGAAAACAGGTCGCGCGTCACGCCGCGATTGTCCCGCGAGGCGGCCCGTCCGGCGCGGCACCGTTCGCCTCCGCCACCAGGCGGCCGAGCGTCTGCATGGCCTTTTCGCTGTGCGCGTCCCAGGGGTGCCCGTAGTTCAGCCTGAGGCAATGGGCAAAGCCGCGGGTCGCCGAGAAGATCGGCCCCGGCGCCACGCTGATGCCGAGCTCCAGCGCCTTGCGATGGATCTCGAGCGCATTCACCCGCTCCGGCAGCTCGACCCACAGGAAGTAGCCGCCCAGCGGCCGCGTGGCCCGCGTGCCCGCCGGAAAGAAATGGCCCACCGCCTGCGCGAACCCCGCCTGCTGCATGGCCAGCGCCTGGCGCAGCTTGCGCAGGTGTTTGTCGAGCCCGCCCTTTTCCAGGTAAGCCGCCAGCGCGAGCTGCGCGGGCACCGAGGTGCTGAGCGTGGTCGTCAGCTTCAGCCGCGCCACGGCGCGCGTGAAGCGCCCGGCCGATGCCCATCCGATGCGGTAGCCCGGCGCCAGGCACTTGGAGAACGACGAGCAATGCAGCACGAGCCCCTGCGTGTCGAAGGCCTTGGCCGGCGGCGGGCGCCGGTCGCCGAAGTAGAGCTCGGCGTACACGTCGTCCTCGATCAGCGGCAGTGCATGGCGTGCCAGCAGTTCCACCAGCGCCTTCTTCTTCGCATCGGGCATCAGGCTGCCGAGCGGGTTCTGGAACGTGGTCATCAGCCAGCAGGCCTTGGGCCGGTGGGCCGCGATGGCGAGCTCCAGCGCCGCCAGGTCGATGCCTTCGCCGGGGTGCGTGGGCACCTCGATCGCGCGCAGGCCCATGCGCTCGAGCGCCTGCAGGGCCGCATAGAAGGTGGGCGACTCGACGATCACCGAATCGCCAGGGCGCGTGACCGCCGCAAGGCACAGGTTGAGCGCCTCCATCGCGCCGTTGGTGATGACGATCTCATCGGCCGGCACCTGCATGCCGTCGCCCAGGTAGCGCAGCGCGACCTGGCGGCGCAGCGCCGCGCTGCCGGGCGTGAGATCGTCCACGGTGCTCCACGGGTCGAGCGACTTGGCGCTCGACGCCATGAACTGGCCCAGCCGCGCGAGCGGAAACAGCAGCGGGCTCGGAAAGGCCGAGCCGAACGGAATCACCTTGCGCGACATGCTGGCTTCGAGGATGTCGAACACATGGTCGCTCATGTCGAGCGACTTGGGGCCATCGCCCGGGCGAGAGGTGAGGTTGGCCTCGGGCGGCGCGTCGCGCAGCGAACCGCCGGTGACGTAGTAGCCCGAGCGGTCCCGCGCGCGCACCAGCCCGCGGGCCTCCAGCAGGTAGTAGGCCTGGAACACCGTGGAGGGGCTCACGCCGCGGCTCTCGCCGGTATGCCGCACCGACGGCAGGCGGTCGCCCGGCTTCAGCGTGCCGTGGCGGATCGACGCCTCGATGTCGGCAGCCAAGGCTTCGTAGCGCTTCATTTCAGGATGCACCTCTTTCGGTGGGGGAGACTTTATCTGCTCCGGTGATTCAGCTCGAATCTGCATCTGTTTTTTTTGGACCGGATGCGGCACAGTCGGTGCATGTCCAATTTCATGCGCGCTGTACGCGCGGTTCTCTGGAGTTTCATCGGGCTGGGCGGCCGCCGCGCGGATGCCGACCGGCGCACGGAACAGGTCGGCGTGCTGCCGCTGATCGGCGTGGCGCTGGTGCTCGTGCTGCTGCTCATCGCGGGGCTGCTGGCGCTCGCGCGTTTCGCGGCCGGCACATGAGGAAGGCTCTCCTCCGGCTCGCAGGCATCGCGCTGCTTGCGCTGCTCGGCCACGGAATCGCGGCCGCCGCGGGTTCCGCGAGCGACATCGAGCGGCGCGTGGCCGCCTGCATCGCGTGCCACGGACGCGAAGGCGCCACCACCAATGCGGGCTACTTTCCGCGCCTTTCGGGCAAGCCCGCAGGCTACCTGTTCAACCAGCTGCGGAGCTTTCGCGACGGCCGGCGCTTCAACGCCGACATGACCTACATGGTGCAGCACCTCTCCGACGCCTACCTGATGGAAATGGCCGAGTACTTCGCGGGGCTGGACCTGCCCTACCCGCCGGTGCCGCCCGCCAGCGACGCTCCGCCCGCGCAGCTGGCGCGCGGCCGGCAGCTGGCGCTGGAAGGCGATGCCGCGCGCGGCATTCCGGCCTGCGTGCAATGCCACGGCGCCGCGCTCACCGGCGTGCAGCCGGCAATTCCGGGCCTGCTCGGCCTGCCGCGGCTCTACGTGTCCTCGCAACTCGGTGCCTGGCTCACCAGCGAGCGGCATGCGCTGGCGCCCGACTGCATGGCCGACATCGGACGCCGCATGACCACCGCCGACATCAACGCCGTGGCCAGCTGGCTCGCGGTGCAGCCCATGCCGGCCGATCCGAAGCCCGCCGCATTGCTGCCTGCGCCGCTGCCGATGGCCTGCGGGGGCATGCCGAAATGAGGCGCCCATGAGAAAGCTGCGCACCCTCGGCTGGACGCTGCTCGCGCTGGTCCTCGTGCTCGGCGCCGCGGCCGCCGTGATCGCCGCGCTGAACCTGCGGGGCGAAGACCCGCTGCCGGAACGAGCCGCGGCCTTCGATGCCACGCCCCAACTGGTCGAACGCGGCCGCTATCTTGCGTTGGCCGGCAACTGCGCGGGCTGCCACACCACGCGCGGCGGCCAGCCCTACGCGGGCGGGTTGCCGATCGAGACGCCTTTCGGCACCGTCTATTCGAGCAATCTCACGCCCGATGCAAACGCCGGCATCGGCGGCTGGAGCAGCGCGCATTTCTGGCGCGCGATGCACAACGGCCGCAGCAAGGACGGACGGCTGCTCTACCCCGCTTTCCCCTACCCGAACTTCACGCAGGTGACGCGCGAAGACTCGGACGCCATCTACGCCTACCTGCGCAGCGTGCCCGCAGCGCCGGTGCCGAACCTGGCGCACCGGCTGCGCTTTCCCTACGACACGCAGGCCGCGCTGGCAGTATGGCGCGCCCTTTCCTTCAAGCCCGAGCCCTTCGTGGCCAACGCGGGCAAGCCGGCCGAATGGAATCGCGGCGCCTACCTGGTCGGCGGCCTCGGCCATTGCATTGCGTGCCACGGCAGCCGCGACTCGCTCGGCGCCACGCAGGCGAACCTGGGCCTTTCCGGCGGACTGATCGCGGTGGAGAACTGGTACGCCCCATCGCTCGCCGACCCGCACCAGGCGGGCGTGGCCGACTGGCCCACGGGTGAAGTGGTCGCGCTGCTGAAGACCGGCACCGCGCCCCGTGCCTCGGTCATGGGGCCGATGGCCGAGGTGGTGTTTCGCAGCACCCAGTACCTGAGCGATGCTGACTTGGCCGCGATGGCCAGCTACCTGAAAGACCTGCCCGGCGTGCCGGCGCAGGCCACGGCGCATCCTTCCCTGGCGCCTGCGCGCCGCGATGCCGGCACGATGGCACGCGGGCAGAAGATCTACGACCAGCGCTGCGCCTATTGCCACGGCGACCAGGGCCAGGGCGCGCCGGGCGCGTTTCCGCCGCTGGCCGGCAACCGCGCCGTGAACATGGCGCAGACGGCGAACCTCGTCCAGGTGATCGCGCACGGCGGCTACCTGCCGTCCACCGCGGGCAATCCGCGGCCCTACGGCATGCCGCCTTTCGGCCAGGTGCTCGATGCCGCCGACGTGGC
The Variovorax sp. OAS795 genome window above contains:
- a CDS encoding cytochrome c, giving the protein MRSVFLPPRPSAARKWAKRAGVLVAVLAAAAAAALWLGNELAARKMQRTVEVASQGVAFRSASDSAALARGRYLYASRGCVDCHGAAANGRMFLDDGKGMRIAGPNISPGPGSVVAGYTPADWERAIRHGVARNGRPLMIMPSEDYNRWTDDDLASLVAYLRAKEPASGTGAVVDLPLPVRALYGFGFIRDAAAKIDHALPPEQPVPESVTVKHGAYVANMCLGCHGARLSGGKIPGGPPDWPAASNLTPGEGSAMVRYPDAEALMALFKTGKRPDGTPVKVMPFESLREINDTDVRALHLYLKSLPASPRG
- a CDS encoding cytochrome c4, which translates into the protein MRKALLRLAGIALLALLGHGIAAAAGSASDIERRVAACIACHGREGATTNAGYFPRLSGKPAGYLFNQLRSFRDGRRFNADMTYMVQHLSDAYLMEMAEYFAGLDLPYPPVPPASDAPPAQLARGRQLALEGDAARGIPACVQCHGAALTGVQPAIPGLLGLPRLYVSSQLGAWLTSERHALAPDCMADIGRRMTTADINAVASWLAVQPMPADPKPAALLPAPLPMACGGMPK
- a CDS encoding PLP-dependent aminotransferase family protein, coding for MKRYEALAADIEASIRHGTLKPGDRLPSVRHTGESRGVSPSTVFQAYYLLEARGLVRARDRSGYYVTGGSLRDAPPEANLTSRPGDGPKSLDMSDHVFDILEASMSRKVIPFGSAFPSPLLFPLARLGQFMASSAKSLDPWSTVDDLTPGSAALRRQVALRYLGDGMQVPADEIVITNGAMEALNLCLAAVTRPGDSVIVESPTFYAALQALERMGLRAIEVPTHPGEGIDLAALELAIAAHRPKACWLMTTFQNPLGSLMPDAKKKALVELLARHALPLIEDDVYAELYFGDRRPPPAKAFDTQGLVLHCSSFSKCLAPGYRIGWASAGRFTRAVARLKLTTTLSTSVPAQLALAAYLEKGGLDKHLRKLRQALAMQQAGFAQAVGHFFPAGTRATRPLGGYFLWVELPERVNALEIHRKALELGISVAPGPIFSATRGFAHCLRLNYGHPWDAHSEKAMQTLGRLVAEANGAAPDGPPRGTIAA
- a CDS encoding DUF2970 domain-containing protein, whose protein sequence is MRAVRAVLWSFIGLGGRRADADRRTEQVGVLPLIGVALVLVLLLIAGLLALARFAAGT
- a CDS encoding TetR/AcrR family transcriptional regulator; the protein is MAPSIPLPAALAESLVLTRPGLLKRERTRLQLVQAAITVFSARGYAGATVQEIAAVAGMTTGTVYNHFKTKEEVASAVALWLADTLCQRISDSQQGVAEGAQRMAIGIQRYIWLAQESPAWALLMLDVSAAAPALVLEIQHYALADMRLAIRQKSFRVPSEAAAMDVLSGSVSQAMRSVAMGGLPAHHGRDVATCLLRAFGMEAGAARDVACRPLPPFPTLADASVAPAARASRRNKSNG
- a CDS encoding sigma-70 family RNA polymerase sigma factor encodes the protein MSALPRAPSAKSAPGRDAMPDDQLMLAYAQGDGAAFDVLYARHEGGLFRFVKRLLGARLAAQADEVFQDTWVRIISARDSFSPQGAAWRTWAFTIAHNLAMDRLRVSGREVALDAHFDDGDDAVPLLDRGVPGAAPDAAAHPSAEELAFWRAAGRRLLACLDELPAEQRAAFLLHHEDGLTVEALAASLGIGFETVRSRLRYGLQKLRGCMERYLSVLEQRA
- a CDS encoding c-type cytochrome; the encoded protein is MRKLRTLGWTLLALVLVLGAAAAVIAALNLRGEDPLPERAAAFDATPQLVERGRYLALAGNCAGCHTTRGGQPYAGGLPIETPFGTVYSSNLTPDANAGIGGWSSAHFWRAMHNGRSKDGRLLYPAFPYPNFTQVTREDSDAIYAYLRSVPAAPVPNLAHRLRFPYDTQAALAVWRALSFKPEPFVANAGKPAEWNRGAYLVGGLGHCIACHGSRDSLGATQANLGLSGGLIAVENWYAPSLADPHQAGVADWPTGEVVALLKTGTAPRASVMGPMAEVVFRSTQYLSDADLAAMASYLKDLPGVPAQATAHPSLAPARRDAGTMARGQKIYDQRCAYCHGDQGQGAPGAFPPLAGNRAVNMAQTANLVQVIAHGGYLPSTAGNPRPYGMPPFGQVLDAADVAAVLTFIRGSWGNDSPPVTLLDTMRR
- the alkB gene encoding DNA oxidative demethylase AlkB, whose product is MTRDLFSDAPDAEPPRGKEAIGPASFVLRGFALPFADALLPALGEVERRAGFRHLVTPGGFTMSVAMTNCGRLGWISDRRGYRYGEHDPATGAQWPAMPAVFERLAQAAAAEAGFEGFRPDACLVNRYEPGTRLSLHQDKDERDYAAPIVSVSLGMPATFLFGGLARSDKAARIPLVHGDVVVWGGPDRLRYHGVLPLEDRAHALLGSRRINLTFRKAG